A region from the Peromyscus leucopus breed LL Stock chromosome 9, UCI_PerLeu_2.1, whole genome shotgun sequence genome encodes:
- the LOC114695986 gene encoding olfactory receptor 4K2-like — MERLNYSRVPEFVLLGLTDSPELQIFFFVAFSIFYLMTILGNCLILFTVLSTSHLHSPMFFLLSNLSLIDICLSSFATPKMIMDFFAHHKTISFEGCISQIFLLHLFTGTEIVLLISMSFDRYIAICKPLYYSTIMSQKVCVGLVVTSWMVGFLHTMSQLIFILYLPFCGPNVVDSFFCDLPLVIQLACIDTYVLGIFMVTTSGVIALISFLLLLISYIVVLVTIRDHSSVGSSKALSTCTSHFIVVLMFFGPCIFIYVWPFTNFLVDKILSVFYTIFTPFLNPLIYTLRNQEVRTAVKKKISNQYFTFGKTTPQYTVKGLERS, encoded by the coding sequence ATGGAGAGGCTTAACTATTCCAGAGTACCGGAATTCGTGTTACTTGGACTCACTGATTCTCCCGAGCTTCAGATATTCTTCTTTGtggcattttccattttctatttaaTGACAATCCTTGGGAACTGCCTGATTCTGTTCACTGTCCTCTCCACTTCACATCTCCACTCCCCCATGTTCTTCCTTCTCAGCAACCTTTCTCTGATTGACATATGCCTCTCCTCCTTTGCCACACCAAAGATGATCATGGACTTCTTTGCTCACCACAAGACCATCTCTTTTGAGGGGTGCATTTCTCAAATCTTTCTTTTGCATCTTTTCACCGGAACTGAAATTGTACTGCTGATTTCCATGTCTTTTGACAGGTATATTGCCATATGTAAACCTCTCTACTATTCAACAATTATGAGCCAAAAAGTGTGTGTTGGGCTTGTGGTAACTTCTTGGATGGTAGGCTTCCTGCATACAATGAGCCAATTAATTTTTATCCTGTATTTACCCTTCTGTGGTCCCAATGTAGTAGacagtttcttctgtgatcttcctCTGGTAATCCAACTGGCTTGTATAGATACGTATGTTCTTGGTATCTTCATGGTCACAACCAGTGGCGTTATTGCTCTTATAAGTTTTCTGCTTTTGCTCATCTCTTATATTGTGGTGCTTGTAACTATCAGAGACCATTCCTCAGTTGGATCATCTAAAGCTCTTTCTACCTGCACTTCACATTTCATAGTTGTGCTAATGTTCTTTGGACCttgcattttcatttatgtgtggcCCTTCACAAACTTTCTGGTGGATAAAATTCTCTCTGTTTTCTACACCATCTTCACCCCTTTTCTGAATCCACTCATCTATACTTTGAGAAACCAGGAAGTGAGGACagcagtgaagaaaaaaataagtaaccaATATTTTACTTTTGGGAAAACAACTCCACAATATACAGTGAAAGGACTAGAGAGATCCTGA
- the LOC114695987 gene encoding olfactory receptor 4K2-like has translation MINMDNKSVVTEFVLLGLSNSWELRIFFFIVFSFFYVATMVSNGIILVIVVSDSHLHSPMYFLLTNLSIIDMSLASFTTPKMIIDYLTDHKTISFGGCISQIFFLHLFTGTEIILLMAMSFDRYIAICKPLHYASIISPQVCILFVVSSWIVGIMHSMSQVIFALTLPFCGPNKIDSFFCDLPVVFQLACVDTYVLGLFMISTSGIIALSCFILLFNSYVIVLVTIKHHSSRGSSKALSTCTAHFIVVFMFFGPCIFIYMWPQNSFVIEKILSVFYTIFTPILNPVIYTLRNHEVNSAMKKLRSKFLNFSTEPPPHSF, from the coding sequence ATGATTAATATGGATAATAAGTCTGTTGTGACTGAATTTGTTTTGCTCGGACTCTCTAATTCCTGGGAACTAcggatatttttctttatagtgttttccttcttttatgtgGCAACAATGGTGAGTAATGGCATCATTCTTGTCATTGTCGTATCTGACTCTCACCTACACTCTCCTATGTATTTTCTGCTTACCAACCTTTCTATTATTGATATGTCTCTTGCTTCCTTCACCACTCCCAAGATGATCATAGACTATCTAACTGACCATAAAACAATCTCTTTTGGTGGGTGCATCTCCCAGATATTCTTTCTCCACCTGTTCACTGGTACTGAGATTATTTTACTAATGGCTATGTCTTTTGACAGGTATATTGCAATTTGTAAACCCTTGCACTATGCTTCAATCATTAGTCCCCAAGTGTGTATTCTCTTTGTGGTGTCTTCATGGATTGTGGGAATCATGCATTCAATGAGCCAGGTCATATTTGCCCTCACATTACCATTCTGTGGTCCCAATAAGATAGATAGCTTTTTCTGTGACCTTCCTGTGGTGTTCCAGTTGGCTTGTGTGGATACTTACGTTCTTGGTCTTTTTATGATTTCAACAAGTGGCATAATTGCATTGTCTTGCTTTATTCTGTTATTTAATTCATATGTTATTGTGCTGGTTACAATAAAGCAtcattcttccagaggatcatcTAAGGCCCTTTCCACCTGTACAGCCCATTTCATTGTGGTCTTCATGTTCTTTGGCCCATGCATCTTCATCTATATGTGGCCACAAAACAGCTTTGTGATAGAGAAGATCCTGTCTGTATTTTATACCATCTTCACTCCTATTCTGAACCCAGTAATATACACTTTGAGAAACCACGAAGTAAATTCAGCCATGAAGAAACTGAGAAGTAAGTTTCTCAATTTCAGTACAGAACCTCCTCCCcattctttttag